Below is a genomic region from Citrobacter europaeus.
ATCCAACGCCTGGCACTCTTACTGCTCTTTGCCTGTACGCTAACGGGATGCGTATTGACCCGCGTTTCCGACAGCGCACATGCCAAAGAAGTCGACAGCCTGAATGTTGTTGGTCTGAGTCTGGATGCCGCGAGACAAAGAGCGACTGAAAAAGGTTTTGTATGCAGCGAATATAGCAATCTCAATACGGTTGTCACCGATTATGGTCAACATCGATGGCTGCAAACTGAATGCAGCAAGAAAAGTGCTGAGCAATTTTGTCCGCAAACGCGTTTTGTGGTTCTCAATGTCGATCCTGAAACGAACAACGTCGTAGATGTGGGTAAATACATCGATCAAAACACCTGTTTTTGAAACCTGAACACCGGCACCGGCACTGACTGTTGTATTAGATTGAGGACGCTAACTTGCTTATCAAAATCGTTATCGCAATGAGCGCATTTGCAGGAAATTCAGTGCTTTGCCGAATCGCGCTAAAGGGTATGCACGCCGATGCCATTTCTTTTAGCAGTCTCAGGTTAATCAGTGGTGCGATTGCCCTTTATTTATTCATCACGATAGCATCTGAGAGTAAAAAAATAGAGTTTAGATGGTTAAACGCCCTGCTACTTTGCATTTATGTTTTCTCATTCTCCGTTGCCTATGTTTCGCTCAATACCGGCACCGGCGCCCTGCTGCTCTTTGGTACCGTTCAGCTCGTCATGACGGTATGGGGATTAGCTCAGAAAGAAAAACTCGTAATATTAAAAATAACAGGGATTCTGGGAGCATTGGTTGGAATAGCGATATTGCTACTTCCTGGTGCTGAGCGGCCTTCCTTGTATGCCTCAGTCATGATGATTATTTCCGGTGTTGCCTGGGCTATGTACAGTATCGCAGGGAAAAAAATCACGCATGCCGTAGCCTCAACGAGTGGTAATTTCATCCTGACGGTCCCGGTTGCACTGATTATTCCCCTCATCTTTCATACCCATCTTCACATTGATATAAACGGAATCATGCTGGGAGTATTATCAGGCGCACTAACATCGGGAGGCGCTTACCTGCTCTGGTACTCGCTTCTTCCGTTGCTCAAAGCCACGACGGCCAGTACCATCCAGCTCAGCGTTCCTTGTCTCGCCACGCTCGGCGGGATCGTGTTTTTGGGTGAAACGCTCACCGCCAGGATCCTTCTTGCAAGCATTATTATTTTAGCTGGAATAGGCTTAGTTATTTTTTCTGATATGAGAAAGGGTTCAAAATAGTCTGACTAATTATCGGCAAAGACGATACAGGACGTGTTGTGCTAGCCGATGATCAGACGGCAACGCGGGATGCAGGAACTCTTCAGTCTTATTCATGCCCAACCGTATCATCAGGCGCTCTGACGGTTTATTCAGTACGGAAGTAAATGAAACCACCTCACTTAACCCCAGCTCCTCGAAAGCAAACGTCAGGCATGCCTCGGCGGCTTCCAATGCCAGCCCCTGGTGCCAGTAGTCTTTAGCCAGACGCCAGCCTATTTCGGTACAGGGTGAAAAGTGAAATTTATCAGGCTGTGGATGTAAACCTACACACCCCACAAACTGGTGTGTTTCTTTAAGTTCAACGACCCAGAATCCCCAACCGCGCTCTGTAATGCCTTCCTCGAACCTTGCAGCCAGGTTGTCGCTTTCCGTTCGTTGCAGCGGAGTCGGAAAGAAACGCATCACGTCCGGATCGGCATTTAGCGCAGCAAACGGGGCTCTGTCTTTGGCTTCCCACTGGCGTAAAACCAGTCTCGATGTTTCCAGCATATTTCTGCCCTTATCTTTCATTTTCATATAATCTTCTAAAAGAAATGGCTCATCGGCAAGGATTTATGCACCCTTTCCGCCTTTTTCTCTCATACTGGAGATTCATTCATGGCCGACTGGAACCCTTCGCTTTATCTGCAATATGAAACTGAACGTTCAAGACCCGCTGCGGAATTACTCAGCAGAGTGGCGTTAGAGAGTGTCCGTTCAGTCGTCGATCTTGGCTGTGGTCCGGGAAACAGTACGGCATTGCTATATCAGCGCTGGCCCTCGGCTGTAATAACCGGAGTTGATTCCTCACCCGCCATGCTTAATGAGGCGCGAAACGTATTACCGACATGCCGTTTTATTGAAGCGGATATCAGTAAGTTCCAGGTAGAGCATCCCGTAGATCTGCTTTATGCCAATGCGTCATTACAGTGGGTACCCAATCACTATGAACTGTTGCCAAATCTGGTATCGCTTCTTGGTCGCAACGGCGTTTTGGCCGTGCAAATGCCGGATAACTGGCTGGAACCCACG
It encodes:
- a CDS encoding DMT family transporter, yielding MLIKIVIAMSAFAGNSVLCRIALKGMHADAISFSSLRLISGAIALYLFITIASESKKIEFRWLNALLLCIYVFSFSVAYVSLNTGTGALLLFGTVQLVMTVWGLAQKEKLVILKITGILGALVGIAILLLPGAERPSLYASVMMIISGVAWAMYSIAGKKITHAVASTSGNFILTVPVALIIPLIFHTHLHIDINGIMLGVLSGALTSGGAYLLWYSLLPLLKATTASTIQLSVPCLATLGGIVFLGETLTARILLASIIILAGIGLVIFSDMRKGSK
- a CDS encoding GNAT family N-acetyltransferase, which produces MLETSRLVLRQWEAKDRAPFAALNADPDVMRFFPTPLQRTESDNLAARFEEGITERGWGFWVVELKETHQFVGCVGLHPQPDKFHFSPCTEIGWRLAKDYWHQGLALEAAEACLTFAFEELGLSEVVSFTSVLNKPSERLMIRLGMNKTEEFLHPALPSDHRLAQHVLYRLCR
- the tam gene encoding trans-aconitate 2-methyltransferase, translating into MADWNPSLYLQYETERSRPAAELLSRVALESVRSVVDLGCGPGNSTALLYQRWPSAVITGVDSSPAMLNEARNVLPTCRFIEADISKFQVEHPVDLLYANASLQWVPNHYELLPNLVSLLGRNGVLAVQMPDNWLEPTHVLMREVAYEQGYPDRGRTPLPGVHAYYDILSEAGCEVDIWRTTYYHIMDSHQAIIDWVSSTGLRPWLQDLSEREQRQYLARYHELLQEQYPLQENGKILLAFPRMFMVARRNS